The Candidatus Methylomirabilota bacterium genome contains the following window.
GGTACGCGCCCTCGAACTTCGCGATCTTCGCGCGGCCCGTGAACGCGCGCGCGACCCGCACCGCGTTCATCGTGGCCTCCGTGCCGGAGTTCGTGAACCGCAGCGTCTGCATCGACGGAATGCGGCGCGTGAGCTCGGCGGCGAGCGCGATCTCGCCCTCGGTCGGTCCCGGGAACGAGAGGCCGCGCTCGGCGACCTGCTGGACGGCCTTGATCACCTCCGACGGCGCGTGCCCGAGGATCAGGCTCGTGTAGTTGCCGTTGAAGTCGAGCCGGTCGTTGCCGTCCGCATCCCAGACGTGGGCGCCCTGCCCGCGCTCGATGTAGAACGGATACGGGTCGAAGAAGGTGGTCGTGCGGCTGTTGCCGCCGGGCATGACCGCCGTCGCCTCCTCGTGCAGCGCCCGGGAGCGCCCTGTCTTGCCGACGTACTCGCTCTGCTCGCGTTCCACGCTCATGGCTTCTCCTCCCTCACCGCCCGTGCGAGGAACGCCGCGTCCTCTCGCAACAGGTGGTGAGCTTCCGCGACGTCGATCGCGCGGAAGGTCAGCCGCTGGCCTGGCTTCACCTGGCCGAGCCGTGCGATGTCGATCGAACACACTGTCGCCACCTTCGTGTACCCACCCGTCGATTGCCGGTCAACCAGCAAGACGATCGGCTGCCCGTCGCCGGGCACCTGGATGCCGCCGAGCGGAATGCCGTCCGAGATGATGTCGTGCCCCCGCACATGGCCGATGCGGGGGCCGCGCAGCCGCGCGCCCATGCGATCGGACTGCGGCAGCATCTCGTACGCGCCGCCGAGCAGCGCCGCGATGCCGTCCTCGGTGAAGCGATCGGCCTGCGGTCCGAGCACGACGCGGATCTGCGGCTCGCCGACGAAGTCGGGAATGGATCGGGGGTCGACCGTACGCCGCCGCTCTGGCGCCGATGCCGGCCCGGACTTCAGAACATCGCCGGCGCGCACGCCGCGCCCCTCCACGCCGCCCAGGCGACCGCGGATGTACGTGGCGCGTGAGCCGAAGACGACCGGCACGTCGATCCCTCCCGAGAATGCGATGTAGCTGTACACCCCCGCCTTCGGGGCGCCGACGCGGACCTGGTCGCCCGGGCGGAGCACGATCGTCGTCCACCCCGGCGCCGGTTCCCGATTCACCGTCACCGGGGCCGGGGCGCCCGTCACGGCGATCGCGCAGGCCTCGTCGACCTCGAAGCGCGGCCCCATGTACGTGCACTCGAGCGCGGCCGCCGTGTCGTCGTTGCCGACGAGCCGATTGGCGATCGCGAACGCCCGTCGGTCCACCGGTCCC
Protein-coding sequences here:
- a CDS encoding biotin-dependent carboxyltransferase family protein gives rise to the protein MIRILEPGPLTTVQDRGRFGQLRYGIPPSGPVDRRAFAIANRLVGNDDTAAALECTYMGPRFEVDEACAIAVTGAPAPVTVNREPAPGWTTIVLRPGDQVRVGAPKAGVYSYIAFSGGIDVPVVFGSRATYIRGRLGGVEGRGVRAGDVLKSGPASAPERRRTVDPRSIPDFVGEPQIRVVLGPQADRFTEDGIAALLGGAYEMLPQSDRMGARLRGPRIGHVRGHDIISDGIPLGGIQVPGDGQPIVLLVDRQSTGGYTKVATVCSIDIARLGQVKPGQRLTFRAIDVAEAHHLLREDAAFLARAVREEKP